Proteins from a genomic interval of Hornefia porci:
- a CDS encoding DHH family phosphoesterase, with amino-acid sequence MNNDSLKTISGVLSGAERILLFPHINMDGDALGSAAALCHVLRRMGREAFVLLEDKIPDNLAFLDRGYCTFDADRIGEPDLCVCVDCGDAGRFPKRREAFMRGKTTMCIDHHATSDPFCRYNLIDPGACATGELIYKVICAMGQEIDRETGEALFAAITTDSGNFQYSNTTKETHEIVASLYDSGLDANGVSVKIYETVRLEKLKIRARVLENITLYGGGRLCIGFVTQEMLKETGALMEETEGVVAELRSIDGVQIAVFIKEEEERLCKVSLRAKSVGDVAEITAAFDGGGHKKAAGCTLHCTLREAEEKMRAAALENLERYDK; translated from the coding sequence ATGAATAACGACAGTCTGAAGACAATCAGCGGGGTTCTGTCCGGCGCGGAGCGGATTCTTCTGTTTCCCCACATTAATATGGACGGGGACGCACTGGGATCCGCCGCGGCGCTGTGCCATGTGCTGCGGCGCATGGGCAGGGAAGCCTTTGTGCTCCTGGAGGACAAAATCCCGGACAATCTCGCGTTTCTCGACCGCGGATACTGCACCTTCGATGCTGACCGGATCGGGGAACCGGATCTGTGCGTCTGCGTGGACTGCGGTGATGCCGGACGGTTTCCGAAACGCAGAGAGGCGTTTATGCGGGGAAAGACGACGATGTGCATCGATCATCACGCCACCTCCGATCCCTTCTGCCGGTACAACCTCATCGACCCGGGAGCATGCGCCACCGGAGAACTGATCTACAAAGTAATCTGCGCGATGGGGCAGGAAATCGACAGAGAAACGGGCGAAGCCCTGTTTGCGGCCATCACCACGGATTCCGGAAATTTCCAGTATTCCAATACGACAAAGGAAACCCATGAGATTGTGGCTTCTCTGTACGACTCCGGACTGGACGCCAACGGAGTCAGCGTGAAAATTTATGAGACGGTGAGACTGGAGAAACTGAAAATCCGGGCCCGCGTGCTGGAGAATATCACGCTGTACGGCGGCGGCCGTCTCTGCATAGGCTTTGTTACACAGGAAATGCTGAAAGAAACCGGCGCACTGATGGAGGAAACAGAAGGAGTCGTCGCGGAGCTGCGGTCTATTGACGGCGTACAGATCGCGGTATTCATCAAGGAAGAGGAAGAGCGTCTCTGCAAGGTCAGTCTCCGGGCAAAGAGCGTCGGGGACGTGGCGGAGATCACGGCGGCATTTGACGGCGGAGGACACAAAAAGGCGGCCGGATGCACGCTGCACTGCACTCTGCGGGAGGCAGAGGAGAAGATGCGCGCGGCGGCTCTGGAGAATCTTGAACGATATGACAAATGA
- the nusA gene encoding transcription termination factor NusA, which translates to MNREFIEAMEQLEKEKHISKDVLLETIESALVSAYKKNYGTAQNVRVVIDPDDGEIAVLMRKDIVAEEDIEDDMIQMSLEEAHEIDPRYEIGDAIEFAVTPRDFGRIAAQTAKQVVVQRIREAERGMVYDDFITRQGEIVTGTVQRKSGETMFINIGRAEGILSANEQVPGEHFKVHQRLKVYIMDVKKTTKGPQVFLSRSHPGLVKMLFELEVPEIQDGTVEIRGIAREAGSRTKMAVYSEDENVDPVGACVGTRGSRVQSVVDELNGEKIDIIFWSDSPEELIANVLSPATVEEVIIEDEEEKTATAIVPDYQLSLAIGKQGQNVRLAAKVSGWKIDIMSHTQYEEALEAAEAEYEEEPADAEYDEELPQEEAVESEYDEELPQEEPAEILEDEEPEEFDEEPEDIDGPAEEEAADTAEPEEPGDAEDAEAVEEPDEEVGETVEQKEE; encoded by the coding sequence ATGAACAGAGAATTTATCGAGGCCATGGAGCAGCTCGAGAAGGAAAAACACATTTCCAAGGACGTCCTGCTGGAAACCATTGAGTCGGCGCTGGTCTCCGCATACAAAAAAAATTACGGAACGGCGCAGAACGTCCGTGTGGTCATTGATCCGGACGACGGTGAAATCGCGGTGCTGATGCGGAAGGATATCGTGGCGGAAGAGGATATCGAGGACGATATGATTCAGATGTCTCTCGAAGAGGCGCATGAAATCGACCCCCGCTATGAAATCGGCGACGCGATCGAGTTTGCCGTGACGCCCAGAGATTTCGGCCGTATCGCCGCACAGACCGCCAAGCAGGTGGTGGTTCAGAGAATCCGCGAGGCGGAACGCGGCATGGTGTATGACGATTTCATCACTCGTCAGGGAGAAATCGTCACGGGAACCGTTCAGAGAAAGAGCGGCGAGACCATGTTTATCAATATCGGACGCGCGGAGGGGATTCTGTCCGCGAACGAACAGGTTCCGGGAGAGCATTTCAAGGTACACCAGCGCCTGAAGGTCTACATCATGGATGTCAAGAAGACCACCAAGGGTCCGCAGGTATTCCTGTCCAGGTCGCATCCGGGGCTGGTGAAAATGCTGTTTGAGCTGGAGGTTCCGGAGATTCAGGACGGTACAGTGGAAATCAGAGGAATTGCCAGGGAGGCCGGATCACGGACCAAGATGGCGGTTTACTCGGAGGACGAGAACGTCGATCCGGTAGGCGCCTGCGTCGGAACCCGGGGCAGCCGTGTGCAGTCCGTTGTGGACGAACTGAACGGTGAGAAGATCGACATCATTTTCTGGAGTGATTCCCCGGAGGAACTGATCGCCAACGTGCTGAGCCCGGCCACTGTGGAAGAGGTGATCATCGAGGATGAGGAAGAGAAGACGGCAACCGCGATCGTTCCCGATTATCAGCTCTCTCTGGCTATCGGCAAGCAGGGGCAGAACGTGCGTCTTGCGGCGAAGGTCAGCGGATGGAAAATCGATATCATGAGCCACACGCAGTATGAGGAGGCTCTAGAGGCTGCGGAGGCTGAATACGAGGAAGAGCCGGCGGACGCCGAGTACGACGAGGAGCTTCCGCAGGAGGAAGCGGTTGAGTCCGAGTACGATGAAGAGCTTCCGCAGGAGGAACCGGCTGAGATTCTGGAAGACGAAGAACCGGAAGAATTTGACGAGGAGCCTGAGGATATCGACGGACCGGCAGAGGAAGAAGCTGCAGATACCGCAGAACCGGAGGAACCTGGAGATGCCGAAGACGCAGAGGCCGTAGAAGAGCCTGACGAAGAGGTGGGTGAAACGGTTGAGCAGAAAGAAGAGTAG
- a CDS encoding L7Ae/L30e/S12e/Gadd45 family ribosomal protein: MLNNKLSGYLGFATKAGRLQTGYNTCLSLIEKRRVRLLIVAEDSSMNTVKKMSQKCRTNGTDVRIFGTKKELSGITGRGESSVFAITDSNFAGVIRQEIDRIQSEREVF; this comes from the coding sequence ATGCTGAACAATAAACTGTCCGGTTATCTGGGGTTTGCCACAAAGGCAGGCAGGCTGCAGACCGGATATAACACATGTCTGTCGCTGATTGAAAAGAGACGAGTCAGATTATTGATTGTTGCGGAAGATTCATCGATGAACACCGTGAAAAAGATGTCTCAGAAATGCAGGACGAATGGAACAGACGTAAGAATTTTCGGTACAAAGAAAGAATTATCAGGGATCACGGGCAGAGGCGAAAGCAGTGTGTTCGCCATTACAGACAGCAATTTCGCCGGCGTGATCCGACAGGAGATTGACCGCATACAATCAGAAAGAGAGGTGTTCTAA
- the infB gene encoding translation initiation factor IF-2 — MTKKVFELAREMGVSSKDLIGKAESLGIDVKNHMSALSDADIDKIKSGAGKPAAKSTSGGRKVPVGRPIVDEEFLANKKKPPVGKPLVNEEMLARREKAKAEGKTDTAPVKPAAKEPSAEKHSADTKETPSMKKAPEKEPEKKSVKKPEQEKQAAAAKNPAEKPATAKPAAEKRAPAKKEADKPAQEKKAAEQPEGKDAKGTKETKVPAETKEVKKEHVVKTVESERASMPHIKIISRAKDQKKAEAAKKSADGRKSDDGRRSSDRSGRRTGNDRKNDRRTKKNGGDERGNRRRSGAEGGENRDSRGGNRPQRNSGGGNRSAAPAAGTGDSRSGKGRRDDRRSHVRRDDRNKFSKFEKKSLEKKERKKYTKPKQEAVEEVIEETLPEGTIRVNVPITVAGFCEQAEVSTSRVIMTLMKLGIMANINQNIDEDTLMVLADDLGISVVVGQVEEEEKEEGIEDFKDREKDLKPRPPIITVMGHVDHGKTSLLDAIRKTNVTSTESGGITQAIGASEVSINGQKIVFLDTPGHEAFTAMRARGAHVTDIAVLVVAADDSVKPQTIESISHAKAAGVPIIVAINKMDKPGANPDLVKKDLADHGVLVEDWGGDVISVPVSAKTGEGITNLLEMILLQAEVLELKANPNRLAMGSVIEARLDRSKGPVASLLVLNGTLQAGQSIVAGTCSGRIRLMVNDKGEAIKKAGPATAVEILGLTDVPQAGDEFNAVRDDKVAREIAARRQEKLREEVLAKNSSMTLDKLFSQIQEGDVKELNLIIKGDVQGSVGALNSSLEKLNNENVKVNVVHSGVGTVSESDIMLAETSGAVIIGFNVRPSTAVTTMADQKGVEIRLYRVIYDVINDVEAAMKGMLDPEYREEVLGKAEIRDTFKVPGVGVVAGAYITEGKVVRNEDIRLVRDGIVIHEGRISSLKRFKDDAREVAQGYECGIGIEDYNDVKIGDVIECFTMVEIER; from the coding sequence ATGACGAAAAAGGTATTTGAACTTGCCAGAGAGATGGGTGTCTCGAGCAAGGACCTTATCGGAAAGGCGGAGAGCCTCGGCATCGACGTGAAAAACCACATGAGTGCATTGTCGGATGCCGATATAGATAAGATAAAGAGCGGGGCCGGGAAGCCTGCCGCAAAGAGCACATCCGGCGGACGCAAGGTGCCGGTGGGACGCCCGATCGTGGACGAGGAGTTTCTGGCGAACAAAAAGAAACCCCCCGTCGGGAAGCCGCTGGTCAACGAGGAAATGCTGGCCAGAAGGGAAAAGGCCAAGGCAGAGGGTAAGACGGATACAGCTCCGGTGAAGCCGGCTGCGAAGGAGCCTTCTGCGGAGAAGCATTCCGCGGATACAAAGGAAACTCCCTCGATGAAGAAAGCTCCGGAAAAAGAACCGGAAAAGAAATCCGTGAAGAAGCCGGAGCAGGAGAAGCAGGCAGCTGCCGCAAAGAATCCGGCAGAGAAGCCTGCGACCGCAAAGCCTGCCGCAGAAAAGCGGGCACCGGCAAAGAAGGAAGCCGATAAGCCCGCACAGGAGAAGAAGGCGGCGGAACAGCCGGAAGGCAAGGACGCAAAAGGAACAAAAGAAACAAAGGTGCCCGCGGAGACAAAGGAAGTAAAGAAGGAGCATGTCGTCAAGACCGTGGAGTCAGAGCGTGCGAGCATGCCGCATATCAAAATCATCTCCAGGGCGAAGGATCAGAAGAAGGCCGAGGCCGCGAAGAAATCCGCCGACGGACGCAAGAGCGACGACGGACGCAGATCCTCCGACCGCAGCGGCCGGCGAACCGGAAATGACAGAAAGAACGACCGCCGGACGAAAAAGAACGGCGGCGACGAGCGCGGAAACCGCCGGAGAAGCGGCGCGGAAGGCGGCGAAAACCGCGACTCCCGCGGAGGAAACCGCCCGCAGCGCAATAGCGGCGGCGGGAACCGTTCGGCCGCACCGGCGGCCGGGACCGGCGACAGCAGGAGCGGAAAAGGCCGTCGCGACGACCGCCGCAGCCATGTACGCCGTGACGATCGCAACAAATTCTCCAAGTTCGAGAAGAAATCTCTGGAGAAGAAGGAAAGAAAGAAATACACCAAGCCGAAACAGGAAGCGGTCGAGGAGGTCATTGAAGAGACGCTGCCGGAGGGCACTATCCGTGTGAACGTGCCGATCACAGTAGCCGGATTCTGCGAGCAGGCAGAGGTTTCAACCTCCAGAGTGATCATGACGCTGATGAAGCTGGGCATTATGGCGAACATCAACCAGAATATCGATGAAGATACTCTGATGGTGCTGGCAGACGATCTGGGAATCAGCGTCGTCGTCGGACAGGTCGAAGAAGAGGAAAAAGAAGAAGGCATTGAAGACTTCAAGGACAGAGAGAAGGATCTGAAGCCGCGGCCGCCGATTATTACGGTAATGGGACATGTAGACCATGGAAAGACTTCTCTGCTGGACGCAATCCGGAAGACGAACGTCACCTCCACCGAATCCGGCGGAATCACGCAGGCGATCGGTGCTTCCGAGGTCAGCATCAACGGGCAGAAGATCGTGTTCCTCGATACTCCGGGACACGAGGCGTTTACCGCCATGCGTGCGAGAGGCGCCCATGTGACGGATATCGCAGTGCTGGTTGTCGCGGCGGATGACAGCGTCAAGCCGCAGACGATTGAATCTATCAGCCATGCGAAGGCGGCGGGCGTTCCGATTATCGTCGCGATCAACAAAATGGACAAGCCCGGAGCCAATCCGGATCTTGTCAAGAAGGACCTGGCCGACCACGGAGTCCTGGTTGAAGACTGGGGCGGCGATGTGATCAGCGTTCCGGTATCGGCCAAGACCGGAGAGGGCATCACGAACCTTCTGGAGATGATTCTGCTGCAGGCGGAGGTTCTGGAACTGAAAGCGAACCCGAACCGTCTGGCGATGGGATCGGTTATCGAAGCGCGGCTTGACAGATCCAAAGGCCCGGTCGCATCTCTGCTGGTTCTGAACGGAACACTTCAGGCGGGTCAGAGCATCGTTGCCGGAACCTGCTCCGGAAGGATCAGACTTATGGTGAATGACAAAGGAGAGGCCATTAAAAAGGCAGGCCCGGCCACTGCGGTGGAAATTCTGGGTCTGACTGATGTGCCGCAGGCCGGAGACGAATTTAATGCGGTTCGTGACGACAAGGTGGCGCGAGAGATCGCTGCCCGCCGCCAGGAAAAACTGCGTGAGGAGGTTCTGGCAAAGAATTCCTCGATGACGCTGGACAAGCTGTTCAGTCAGATTCAGGAGGGGGATGTCAAGGAACTGAACCTGATCATCAAGGGAGATGTCCAGGGCTCTGTGGGAGCGCTGAACTCTTCACTGGAAAAGCTGAACAACGAAAATGTCAAGGTGAATGTGGTACATTCCGGCGTCGGTACGGTATCCGAATCCGATATCATGCTGGCGGAGACCTCTGGTGCGGTCATCATCGGATTCAACGTACGGCCGAGTACGGCGGTGACCACGATGGCAGACCAGAAGGGCGTGGAGATCCGTCTCTACCGCGTCATCTACGATGTGATCAACGACGTAGAGGCCGCGATGAAGGGCATGCTGGATCCGGAATACCGGGAAGAGGTTCTGGGCAAGGCCGAGATCCGGGATACGTTCAAGGTACCCGGAGTGGGCGTTGTGGCCGGCGCTTATATCACAGAGGGCAAGGTCGTCCGGAACGAGGATATCCGGCTGGTGCGTGACGGTATCGTTATTCACGAGGGAAGGATTTCCTCCCTGAAAAGATTCAAGGACGACGCGAGGGAAGTTGCTCAGGGCTATGAATGCGGAATCGGTATCGAGGACTATAACGACGTGAAGATCGGCGACGTCATCGAATGCTTCACGATGGTGGAAATCGAACGATAA
- the iorA gene encoding indolepyruvate ferredoxin oxidoreductase subunit alpha: MKELLMGNEAVALGALAAGVQVVCGYPGTPSTEALETVAKRNPGGVYVEWSVNEKAAAEVAAGASCSGARSMVTMKQMGLNVAADPVMCVNYLGVRGGMVIYVADDPGPISSQTEQDTRSFGRFAHIPVLDCGSPEQAFRLTQDAFVLSEEKGCPVILRSTTRVCHSCAAIDVPEIHAPGGASGFEKDPRWVIFPRLSYENKKKLIAREKLLEEEFSGYRENRISGSGPIGIACGGISGAYVRDAIAGIEGYEEKFTLLEIASPYPFPRGLAEKFLDATEQTIVFEELDPYIEDALTELCGREQRIGKVLGKRTGAVPVAGELSALTVQQCLERAFRIPGALKPGEFPDAPEMPVRPPVLCAGCPHRGAFYAVKRATAGRKSVYCGDIGCYTLGNAAPLDMVDTCLCMGAGITMAQGIRHVDPDTLCFAFVGDSTFFASGITGVVNAVYNRADMILAVLDNSTTAMTGHQPHPGIGLTMMGTRSRPVDIEQVLRGVGVTSVRTVDPLDLKSSEEAVRAAAEEEGVRAIIFRSPCIAVTKPKGCMEVREKDCVGCRTCIDEIGCPAVLMKNGTAFIDGSLCTGCGLCAQLCPADCITMEVSES, encoded by the coding sequence ATGAAGGAACTTTTGATGGGAAATGAGGCCGTGGCTCTGGGAGCGCTGGCGGCAGGCGTTCAGGTGGTCTGCGGCTACCCGGGCACGCCCTCGACCGAGGCGCTGGAAACCGTTGCGAAGAGGAACCCGGGCGGCGTCTATGTGGAGTGGTCGGTAAATGAGAAGGCGGCCGCGGAGGTCGCAGCGGGTGCGTCCTGCAGCGGAGCACGGTCGATGGTCACCATGAAGCAGATGGGGCTCAATGTGGCGGCGGATCCGGTCATGTGTGTCAACTATCTGGGGGTTCGCGGAGGAATGGTCATCTATGTGGCGGACGATCCCGGACCGATTTCCTCGCAGACAGAGCAGGACACCCGGAGCTTCGGCCGGTTTGCCCATATTCCGGTGCTGGACTGCGGTTCTCCGGAGCAGGCGTTCCGCCTGACGCAGGATGCCTTTGTTCTCTCAGAGGAAAAGGGCTGCCCCGTGATCCTGCGGAGCACCACCCGCGTCTGTCATTCCTGTGCGGCCATCGACGTTCCTGAGATTCATGCTCCCGGGGGAGCATCCGGCTTCGAGAAGGATCCGCGATGGGTCATCTTCCCGCGGCTTTCCTATGAGAACAAAAAGAAACTGATTGCCCGGGAGAAGCTGCTTGAGGAGGAGTTTTCAGGGTATCGGGAAAACCGCATCAGCGGCTCCGGTCCCATCGGTATCGCCTGCGGCGGAATCAGCGGCGCCTATGTGAGAGATGCGATTGCGGGAATCGAGGGATATGAGGAGAAATTCACTCTTCTGGAAATCGCTTCACCGTATCCGTTTCCCCGGGGACTTGCGGAAAAATTTCTGGATGCGACGGAGCAGACCATCGTGTTCGAGGAACTGGATCCGTATATTGAAGATGCACTGACGGAGCTGTGCGGAAGAGAGCAGCGGATAGGGAAGGTTCTGGGAAAACGGACAGGCGCTGTCCCCGTGGCGGGAGAACTGTCCGCCCTTACGGTTCAGCAGTGCCTGGAGAGGGCCTTCAGGATTCCGGGAGCACTGAAGCCGGGAGAATTTCCGGATGCGCCGGAGATGCCGGTGCGCCCGCCGGTGCTCTGCGCGGGATGTCCTCATCGGGGAGCGTTTTATGCGGTGAAACGTGCGACGGCAGGGAGAAAATCGGTATACTGCGGCGACATCGGCTGCTATACTCTGGGGAACGCGGCCCCTCTGGACATGGTGGATACCTGTTTGTGCATGGGAGCTGGAATCACCATGGCGCAGGGAATCCGGCACGTGGATCCGGATACGCTGTGCTTTGCCTTTGTCGGAGACTCCACATTCTTCGCCAGCGGAATCACAGGCGTGGTCAACGCAGTGTATAACCGGGCGGATATGATTCTCGCTGTGCTGGACAATTCCACTACGGCGATGACCGGCCATCAGCCCCACCCCGGAATCGGGCTTACGATGATGGGAACCCGGAGCCGCCCCGTGGATATTGAGCAGGTGCTCCGGGGCGTCGGCGTGACCAGTGTGCGGACGGTGGATCCGCTGGATCTGAAGTCTTCTGAGGAGGCGGTCCGGGCGGCTGCGGAGGAGGAAGGCGTGCGCGCCATTATTTTCCGATCGCCCTGTATCGCTGTCACAAAGCCGAAGGGGTGCATGGAGGTCCGGGAGAAGGACTGCGTCGGATGCAGAACCTGCATCGACGAGATCGGCTGTCCGGCGGTCCTCATGAAGAACGGAACTGCCTTCATCGACGGCAGCCTGTGTACGGGATGCGGCCTGTGCGCGCAGCTCTGTCCGGCAGACTGCATTACAATGGAGGTGAGCGAATCATGA
- a CDS encoding bifunctional riboflavin kinase/FAD synthetase yields MIIFEELDEIRDMEPTAVALGNFDGVHLGHQKLISRAVECAEQRGLKSAVFTFSNHPRDLLPKAKKVKSILYKNEKAEIIESLGVDYLINVPFTREIMNMDPVSFIEEILLNRFHMKAAFCGFNYRFGKEAAGNPGVLENIGIDRGFTVYEMPAYRIKGNVVSSSLIRTMIASGQVERCKTYMGRNYEIGGEVVVGNRLGRKLGFPTSNLVIDPDMVTPPNGVYVTYCDYNGVRYPSVTNVGNKPTIGRYGKNVETHIFDFDRELYGKKIIVEFLKKTRDEVRFDDVKELSEQIVRDCREAKEYHEMLAEQERQEQEFSAAAREEKATPDDDENREDR; encoded by the coding sequence TTGATTATTTTTGAAGAGCTTGATGAAATCAGAGATATGGAGCCGACGGCAGTCGCGCTGGGAAATTTTGACGGCGTGCATCTGGGACACCAGAAGCTGATCAGCAGGGCGGTGGAATGTGCGGAGCAGCGGGGACTGAAATCTGCGGTGTTCACTTTTTCCAATCATCCCAGGGATCTGCTGCCCAAGGCGAAGAAAGTAAAGTCTATTTTATACAAAAACGAAAAAGCGGAGATCATCGAATCGCTGGGGGTGGACTATCTGATTAATGTCCCGTTCACCAGAGAGATTATGAATATGGATCCGGTGAGCTTTATTGAAGAGATTCTGCTGAACAGGTTTCATATGAAGGCGGCGTTCTGCGGTTTCAACTACCGGTTCGGCAAGGAGGCGGCGGGCAATCCGGGAGTTCTGGAAAACATCGGAATTGACCGCGGCTTCACGGTCTACGAGATGCCGGCCTACAGGATTAAGGGAAACGTGGTGAGCAGCTCGCTGATCCGGACGATGATCGCTTCAGGTCAGGTGGAACGCTGCAAAACCTACATGGGCAGAAATTATGAAATCGGAGGCGAGGTCGTCGTGGGAAACCGGCTCGGACGCAAGCTTGGATTTCCGACGTCGAATCTCGTCATCGATCCCGATATGGTCACGCCTCCCAACGGCGTTTATGTGACTTACTGCGATTACAACGGGGTTCGCTATCCCAGTGTGACGAATGTGGGAAACAAACCGACCATCGGACGGTACGGGAAAAATGTGGAGACGCATATCTTCGATTTTGACCGCGAGCTGTACGGAAAAAAGATTATTGTGGAGTTTCTGAAGAAAACCCGGGACGAGGTACGGTTCGACGATGTAAAGGAGCTTTCCGAGCAGATTGTCCGCGACTGCAGGGAAGCGAAGGAATATCACGAGATGCTTGCGGAGCAGGAACGGCAGGAGCAGGAATTTTCCGCGGCGGCGCGGGAAGAGAAAGCGACGCCGGACGATGATGAGAACCGGGAGGACAGGTGA
- the rnpM gene encoding RNase P modulator RnpM, producing the protein MSRKKSSDRNRVPMRRCIGCMESKPKQDLIRIAFYEGELSVDPGGKAKGRGVYLCRSRECAALAKKKNALQRNFKQNFSGETIERIFEELLNAEQ; encoded by the coding sequence TTGAGCAGAAAGAAGAGTAGCGACAGGAACAGAGTGCCCATGCGCCGATGTATCGGGTGCATGGAATCAAAGCCGAAGCAGGACCTGATCCGCATCGCTTTTTACGAAGGGGAGCTGAGCGTAGACCCGGGAGGAAAGGCGAAGGGCCGGGGGGTATATCTTTGTCGCAGCAGAGAATGCGCCGCCCTGGCGAAAAAGAAAAACGCGCTGCAGAGAAATTTCAAACAGAATTTCTCCGGCGAAACCATAGAACGGATTTTCGAGGAGCTGCTGAATGCTGAACAATAA
- the rbfA gene encoding 30S ribosome-binding factor RbfA, producing the protein MGKGYRQGRIGEEIRKIISRMLLRELKDPRLSGMISITGVDVTRDNSYATCYVTILDTSGDEEKEHERQAQAIEGLESARGLIRREIGKEIKLRHVPELIFKIDRSMEYGRHIDEVIRKLEHNDE; encoded by the coding sequence ATGGGAAAAGGTTACAGACAGGGACGGATCGGTGAGGAAATACGGAAGATCATCAGCCGGATGCTGCTCCGGGAGCTGAAGGACCCGAGACTGTCGGGCATGATCAGCATTACCGGCGTGGATGTGACCCGGGATAACAGCTATGCCACGTGCTACGTGACGATTCTGGACACCTCCGGAGATGAGGAAAAAGAACACGAGCGGCAGGCACAGGCGATTGAAGGTCTGGAAAGCGCCAGGGGGCTGATCCGCCGGGAAATCGGAAAGGAAATCAAGCTGCGCCATGTGCCTGAACTGATTTTCAAAATAGACCGGTCCATGGAGTACGGACGGCACATAGACGAAGTAATCCGGAAACTGGAGCATAATGATGAATAA
- the truB gene encoding tRNA pseudouridine(55) synthase TruB: MTNDGIIIINKQQNMTSHDVVAQVRRIFGIRRTGHTGTLDPMATGVLPVCVGRATRIMEYLDLDLKEYRCSMKLGRRMDTQDVWGQETARVPPERVNLIRREDVEEAFAVFHGVISQTPPMYSAVRVNGKKLYEYARAGETAEVKARKIYIDRLTIEAMDLGRGYESTVTFSVRCSKGTYIRAICEEAGERLGVYGAMSALTREASGIFRIEDAVELTELAAMDKEHRERLLMNIPDPLVHFGELEVREYDAKRLLNGLPVWTGHCTFRREPEYRDKDFPLPIRPEFRRAYKAFGPVEGKMTFLGVVFADEAYENVKADKIFYTRG, encoded by the coding sequence ATGACAAATGACGGAATTATTATAATCAATAAGCAGCAGAACATGACTTCTCACGATGTGGTCGCGCAGGTCCGCCGGATTTTCGGGATTCGCAGAACCGGCCATACGGGCACGCTGGATCCCATGGCGACAGGGGTTCTGCCTGTGTGCGTGGGACGGGCGACCCGCATTATGGAATACCTGGATCTGGATTTGAAAGAGTACCGCTGCAGCATGAAGCTGGGCCGCAGAATGGATACCCAGGACGTCTGGGGGCAGGAAACGGCGCGGGTTCCTCCGGAGAGAGTGAATCTGATTCGCCGGGAAGACGTGGAGGAGGCGTTCGCAGTTTTTCACGGCGTGATTTCCCAGACGCCTCCGATGTATTCCGCGGTACGTGTGAACGGAAAAAAACTGTATGAGTACGCTCGTGCCGGAGAAACGGCAGAAGTAAAAGCGAGGAAAATTTATATCGACCGTCTTACAATTGAGGCGATGGATCTGGGTCGCGGATACGAGAGTACCGTGACTTTTTCTGTGAGATGTTCTAAAGGAACATACATCCGTGCCATCTGTGAGGAGGCGGGAGAACGTCTGGGTGTTTACGGAGCTATGTCGGCGCTGACGCGGGAGGCTTCCGGGATCTTCAGAATTGAAGACGCGGTGGAACTGACGGAGCTTGCGGCGATGGACAAAGAACATCGGGAGCGGCTTCTGATGAATATTCCTGATCCTCTGGTTCATTTCGGCGAACTGGAGGTACGGGAATACGACGCGAAGCGCCTCCTCAACGGGCTTCCGGTATGGACCGGTCACTGCACATTCAGACGCGAGCCGGAATACCGGGATAAGGACTTTCCACTGCCGATACGCCCGGAATTCCGAAGGGCCTACAAGGCGTTCGGACCGGTGGAGGGAAAGATGACTTTCCTGGGCGTGGTATTTGCGGATGAAGCTTATGAGAACGTAAAGGCGGACAAGATTTTTTATACGAGAGGTTGA
- the rimP gene encoding ribosome maturation factor RimP codes for MAKESMKELVGRLTADFLADQGLELYNVEFRREGHDWYLRVYIDKLQEEQDGTDVYVSTDDCEKVSRYLSDRLDEEDPIQQNYILEVSSPGMDRQLFEEKDYERFTGRIVDVKLYRNFEGSKEFQGVLLGLKDGCVVIQPEDGAELSFPLEQVAKTSLAVIF; via the coding sequence ATGGCAAAGGAATCGATGAAGGAGCTCGTCGGCCGGCTGACGGCAGACTTTCTGGCTGATCAGGGCCTGGAGCTGTATAATGTTGAATTTCGCAGGGAGGGTCACGACTGGTACCTGCGGGTCTATATCGATAAACTGCAGGAAGAGCAGGACGGGACGGACGTATATGTGAGTACAGACGACTGCGAGAAGGTCAGCCGTTACCTGTCCGACCGGCTGGATGAGGAAGATCCCATTCAGCAGAATTATATTCTTGAAGTCAGTTCCCCGGGAATGGACCGGCAGCTCTTCGAGGAGAAGGATTATGAACGCTTTACGGGACGGATCGTCGATGTGAAGCTGTACAGGAATTTTGAAGGAAGCAAAGAGTTTCAGGGCGTTCTGCTCGGCCTGAAGGACGGATGCGTTGTGATTCAGCCCGAAGACGGCGCAGAACTGTCGTTTCCGCTGGAGCAGGTGGCAAAGACCAGCCTTGCCGTGATCTTTTGA